The following nucleotide sequence is from Patescibacteria group bacterium.
ATAATAGAAATTTTCCTGAGGAATCCAATTATGATAATAAGAATGCCAATGCATCTGGGCGCCAAGCTTTTCAATCTCTTCCAATTCGGGCGTGCGGTAAAAATCAAAAGACTTGTCTTCAATCTCGCTTTTTTTAAAAATGCCCATTTCATAGCCGGCTTTCAGCAAAGCGTCTATACCGGCGCCTTTAAAATATAATTTTTCCCAATCAGCAACCGATTCATAGGGCTTGTCGGCGTTTTGCAATGAGCCTCCATATTCAACTTCCCCATTTTCTCCGTAAAAAATCAAAGGTATGCCAAATTTTAAAGCCATCTGAAAAGCGTAGGCTTTTTGCCCGAAACCGAAAGGCTCCCAAGCATCGCCCTTAAGCTCAAAAGCCACTCTGGCTAATTTCCGGTGCAGAACTCCATTAGGAAAACAATTTAAAACCGTGAAGCCGGATTTTACGAAATTTTGAAAATTTTTCCAGCCGATATCCGTATAAATAAAAGGCGCCCAGGTAACGCAAAGAGGATGCATGCCGTATTTTGTTTTTAAAGTATGGGCGGTAAAACCGCTGTCTTTGCCGCCGCTGCCGGGAACAATAACATC
It contains:
- a CDS encoding N-acetyl sugar amidotransferase; translation: MNKSLDKQLLAQPKEVKFCRRCVVSNQRPRTEFDEEGVCGACRYAEKKKTINWKKRQEEFAAVCDKYRSKDGSFDVIVPGSGGKDSGFTAHTLKTKYGMHPLCVTWAPFIYTDIGWKNFQNFVKSGFTVLNCFPNGVLHRKLARVAFELKGDAWEPFGFGQKAYAFQMALKFGIPLIFYGENGEVEYGGSLQNADKPYESVADWEKLYFKGAGIDALLKAGYEMGIFKKSEIEDKSFDFYRTPELEEIEKLGAQMHWHSYYHNWIPQENFYYSQKHTGFSANEDGHSEGTYSKYASLDDKTDGFHFYLGYIKFGLGRATRDAMMEIRSGHITREEGMALVKRYDGEFPKKYFKDFLEYLDITEEHFWRVIDAYRQPHLWQKVNGEWKLR